One genomic segment of Streptomyces sp. RKND-216 includes these proteins:
- a CDS encoding ATP-binding protein, giving the protein MRRRLIQSTLAVVLVVLAVFGVSLVVVESRTIEESAEESVRSEAVRLVSVVESRLVNEEPVTEETLRTTVEGDRYIRVEVPGRPPIVFGDKPEDDVIEARQAGAQGETVVVQQSEGAVRAEVGRTLLIILAVTLLAIVAAAILAVRQAHRVAAPLTDLAETAERLGSGDPRPRHRRYGVPELDRVADVLDASAERIGRMITAERRLAADASHQLRTPLTALSMRLEEIIATADTDDPEERVTVKEEATIALAQVERLTDVVQRLLTNSRDPRSGSAVAFDLDEVVKQQTEEWKPAYRVDGRAIVRSGKTGLRVVGTPGAVAQVLATCIENALMHGGGTVALRTRVTGNQVVVEVTDEGPGVDPTLGSRVFERTVSGHNSTGLGLAVARDLAEADGGRLELLQLHPPVFALFLSRDADQPV; this is encoded by the coding sequence ATGCGCCGCCGTCTGATCCAGTCAACCCTCGCCGTGGTGCTCGTGGTCCTCGCCGTCTTCGGCGTCTCCCTGGTGGTGGTGGAGTCCCGCACCATCGAGGAGAGCGCCGAGGAGAGCGTCCGTTCCGAGGCCGTGCGCCTGGTGTCCGTGGTGGAGAGCAGGCTGGTCAACGAGGAGCCCGTCACCGAGGAGACGCTGCGCACCACGGTCGAGGGCGACCGCTACATCCGCGTCGAGGTGCCCGGCCGCCCGCCCATCGTCTTCGGTGACAAGCCCGAGGACGACGTCATCGAGGCGCGGCAGGCCGGTGCCCAGGGGGAGACCGTCGTCGTCCAGCAGTCCGAGGGCGCGGTGCGCGCGGAGGTGGGCCGCACCCTGCTGATCATCCTCGCCGTCACGCTGCTCGCGATCGTCGCCGCCGCGATCCTCGCCGTACGGCAGGCGCACCGCGTCGCCGCCCCGCTCACCGACCTCGCCGAGACCGCCGAACGCCTCGGCTCCGGCGATCCCCGGCCCCGGCACCGCCGGTACGGCGTGCCGGAACTGGACCGGGTCGCCGACGTGCTCGACGCCAGCGCCGAACGCATCGGCCGCATGATCACCGCCGAGCGGCGTCTCGCCGCCGACGCCTCCCACCAGCTCCGCACTCCGCTCACCGCCCTGTCGATGCGGCTGGAGGAGATCATCGCCACCGCCGACACCGACGACCCCGAGGAACGGGTCACGGTGAAGGAGGAGGCGACCATCGCGCTGGCGCAGGTCGAACGCCTCACCGACGTCGTGCAGCGGCTCCTCACCAACTCCCGCGACCCCCGCTCCGGCTCCGCCGTCGCCTTCGACCTCGACGAGGTCGTCAAGCAGCAGACGGAGGAGTGGAAGCCCGCTTACCGCGTCGACGGCCGGGCGATCGTACGCTCCGGCAAAACGGGGCTGCGGGTCGTCGGCACCCCGGGAGCGGTGGCCCAGGTGCTGGCCACCTGCATCGAGAACGCACTGATGCACGGCGGCGGCACGGTCGCGCTGCGCACCCGCGTCACCGGCAACCAGGTCGTCGTGGAGGTCACCGACGAAGGGCCGGGCGTCGACCCGACGCTCGGCTCGCGAGTCTTCGAACGCACCGTCAGCGGCCACAACTCCACCGGGCTGGGCCTCGCCGTCGCACGCGACCTCGCCGAGGCCGACGGCGGACGGCTGGAGCTGCTACAGCTGCACCCGCCGGTCTTCGCCCTCTTCCTGAGCCGTGACGCGGATCAGCCGGTCTGA
- a CDS encoding GtrA family protein: MSEGRGVSARLRGLARELAKFGTVGAFGVLVNVVAFNLCIRVLDLATVRSGVIATAVAIGTNYVGNRYWTYRHADKSRVQRELSLFLFFSGVGLVIENGVLALSHYGLDFTSPLADNVAKNVIGLGLGTVFRFWSYRTWVFRHRAGARSAPTGGTAPSTDPLDPSGPAQAPTQAGVPLQTRAAPAAPDPGAAVTVSDRLIRVTAQEEGEDRRVQL, encoded by the coding sequence ATGAGTGAAGGGCGCGGCGTCTCGGCACGCCTGCGGGGGCTCGCCCGCGAACTCGCAAAGTTCGGCACCGTCGGCGCTTTCGGCGTGCTGGTGAACGTCGTCGCCTTCAACCTGTGCATACGGGTGCTGGACCTGGCGACCGTACGCTCCGGGGTGATCGCCACGGCGGTGGCGATCGGCACCAACTACGTCGGCAACCGCTACTGGACGTACCGGCACGCCGACAAGAGCCGCGTGCAGCGGGAGCTGTCGCTGTTCCTCTTCTTCAGCGGCGTCGGCCTGGTGATCGAGAACGGCGTGCTGGCGTTGTCCCACTACGGCCTGGACTTCACCTCGCCGCTGGCGGACAACGTCGCCAAGAACGTGATCGGGCTCGGCCTGGGCACCGTGTTCCGGTTCTGGTCCTACCGCACCTGGGTCTTCCGCCATCGGGCCGGCGCACGGTCGGCTCCCACGGGCGGGACGGCCCCCTCGACCGACCCGCTCGACCCATCCGGCCCGGCGCAGGCGCCGACGCAGGCCGGCGTCCCCCTCCAGACCCGAGCGGCCCCCGCGGCGCCGGACCCGGGCGCCGCCGTGACGGTGTCAGACCGGCTGATCCGCGTCACGGCTCAGGAAGAGGGCGAAGACCGGCGGGTGCAGCTGTAG
- a CDS encoding 5-(carboxyamino)imidazole ribonucleotide synthase, whose amino-acid sequence MTFPVVGMVGGGQLARMTHEAGIPLGIRFRLLSDTPQDSAAQVVSDVVVGDYRDLDTLRAFARGCDVVTFDHEHVPTAHLRALEAEGIPVRPGPDALVHAQDKGVMRARLDAIGVPCPRHRIVADPADVAAFAAEGSGFPVVLKTVRGGYDGKGVWVVDGADEAAEPFRAGVPVLAEEKVDFARELAANVVRSPHGQAVAYPVVESVQVNGVCDTVIAPAPGLDPERAWAAQELALKVAAELGVVGHLAVELFETRDGRILVNELAMRPHNSGHWTMDGAVTSQFANHVRAVLDLPLGDPRPRADWTVMANVLGGDYPDMYTAYLHCMARDPQLKIHMYGKDVKPGRKVGHVNTYGDDLADVRERAAHAAGYLRGTIQE is encoded by the coding sequence GTGACGTTCCCCGTAGTCGGCATGGTCGGCGGCGGACAGCTCGCCCGTATGACACACGAGGCCGGCATCCCCCTCGGCATCAGATTCAGGCTCCTCTCCGACACCCCGCAGGACTCCGCGGCCCAGGTGGTGAGCGACGTCGTCGTCGGCGACTACCGCGACCTGGACACGCTGCGCGCCTTCGCCCGCGGGTGTGACGTGGTCACCTTCGACCACGAGCACGTGCCTACCGCGCACCTGCGCGCCCTGGAGGCGGAGGGCATCCCCGTACGCCCCGGTCCGGACGCGCTGGTGCACGCCCAGGACAAGGGCGTCATGCGGGCCCGGCTCGACGCGATCGGCGTGCCCTGCCCGCGGCACCGCATCGTCGCCGACCCGGCCGACGTGGCGGCCTTCGCCGCCGAGGGATCGGGCTTCCCGGTGGTGCTGAAGACCGTGCGCGGGGGCTACGACGGCAAGGGCGTGTGGGTCGTGGACGGCGCCGACGAGGCCGCCGAGCCGTTCCGCGCCGGCGTTCCGGTGCTCGCCGAGGAGAAGGTCGACTTCGCGCGCGAACTGGCCGCGAACGTCGTGCGCTCCCCGCACGGCCAAGCCGTCGCCTACCCCGTCGTGGAGTCGGTGCAGGTCAACGGGGTCTGCGACACCGTGATCGCGCCCGCGCCCGGCCTCGACCCCGAACGGGCCTGGGCCGCCCAGGAACTCGCCCTGAAGGTCGCCGCCGAACTCGGCGTCGTCGGCCACCTCGCGGTGGAGCTCTTCGAGACCCGCGACGGCCGCATCCTCGTCAACGAGCTGGCCATGCGCCCGCACAACTCCGGCCACTGGACCATGGACGGCGCCGTCACCTCGCAGTTCGCCAACCACGTGCGCGCGGTGCTGGACCTGCCGCTCGGCGACCCGCGGCCGCGCGCCGACTGGACCGTCATGGCCAACGTGCTCGGCGGCGACTACCCCGACATGTACACCGCGTACCTGCACTGCATGGCCCGCGATCCGCAGCTCAAGATCCACATGTACGGCAAGGACGTGAAGCCCGGCCGCAAGGTCGGCCACGTCAACACCTACGGCGACGACCTGGCCGACGTACGCGAACGCGCCGCCCACGCCGCCGGCTACCTGCGAGGGACGATCCAGGAGTGA
- the purE gene encoding 5-(carboxyamino)imidazole ribonucleotide mutase, protein MGSDSDWPVMEAAAKALDEFEVPYEVDVVSAHRMPREMVRYGEEAAGRGLKAIIAGAGGAAHLPGMLASLTPLPVVGVPVPLKYLDGMDSLLSIVQMPAGIPVATVSVGGARNAGLLAVRMLAAQDPDLRERMTSFLDDLNEQATEKGRRLRAKVAAAEDGFGFGGGAR, encoded by the coding sequence ATGGGCTCGGACTCCGACTGGCCCGTGATGGAAGCCGCCGCCAAGGCCCTCGACGAGTTCGAGGTCCCCTACGAGGTGGACGTCGTCTCCGCGCACCGCATGCCGCGCGAGATGGTCCGCTACGGCGAGGAGGCCGCCGGCCGCGGCCTGAAAGCGATCATCGCCGGGGCCGGCGGCGCCGCCCACCTGCCCGGCATGCTCGCCTCCCTCACCCCGCTCCCGGTCGTCGGCGTGCCCGTGCCGCTGAAGTACCTGGACGGCATGGACTCGCTGCTGTCCATCGTGCAGATGCCGGCCGGGATCCCCGTCGCCACCGTCTCCGTCGGCGGCGCCCGCAACGCAGGGCTGCTCGCCGTCCGCATGCTCGCCGCACAGGACCCGGACCTGCGGGAACGGATGACCTCCTTCCTGGACGACCTCAACGAGCAGGCCACCGAGAAGGGCCGGCGGCTGCGTGCCAAGGTCGCGGCCGCCGAGGACGGCTTCGGCTTCGGAGGGGGAGCCCGATGA
- a CDS encoding dipeptidase, with the protein MNDAAAHLDRARALLAEHPVVDGHNDLPWALREQVAYDIDRRDIAGDTSAHLHTDIPRLRAGGVGAQFWSVYVRTDLTGDAAVSATLEQIDVVRQLLDRYPGDLAFAGTADEMEAARAQGRIASLMGAEGGHSIGNSLATLRAFHELGVRYMTLTHNDTIDWADSATDDPRHDGLSRFGEEVVREMNRCGMLVDLSHVAATTMRHALRVTEAPVIFSHSSSRAVCDHPRNIPDDVLELLPRNGGVAMATFVPKFVLPEAVAWTRAADENMRAHGLHHLDLSAEGKKVQRAFEEANPRPVATPSTVADHLDHMREVAGIDHIGIGGDYDGTAFTPSGLDDVAGYPHLIAELLRRGWSDADLAKLTWSNAVRVLRDAEAVAADLRTRRGPSIATLQQLDG; encoded by the coding sequence ATGAACGACGCCGCCGCACACCTCGACCGGGCGCGGGCCCTGCTCGCCGAACACCCCGTCGTGGACGGTCACAACGACCTGCCCTGGGCGCTGCGCGAGCAGGTCGCCTACGACATCGACCGGCGCGACATCGCCGGCGACACCTCCGCCCACCTGCACACCGACATCCCGCGACTGCGGGCCGGAGGCGTCGGCGCGCAGTTCTGGTCGGTGTACGTGCGCACCGACCTCACCGGAGACGCCGCCGTCAGCGCCACCCTCGAACAGATCGACGTCGTACGGCAGCTGCTCGACCGCTATCCCGGCGACCTCGCGTTCGCGGGTACCGCCGACGAGATGGAGGCCGCGCGGGCGCAGGGGCGCATCGCGTCGCTGATGGGCGCCGAGGGCGGCCACTCCATCGGCAACTCCCTCGCCACGCTGCGCGCGTTCCACGAGCTGGGCGTCCGCTACATGACGCTCACCCACAACGACACCATCGACTGGGCCGACTCCGCGACGGACGACCCGCGCCACGACGGCCTCTCCCGCTTCGGCGAGGAGGTCGTCCGCGAGATGAACCGCTGCGGCATGCTCGTCGACCTCTCCCACGTCGCCGCCACCACGATGCGCCACGCGCTGCGCGTCACCGAGGCGCCGGTGATCTTCTCGCACTCCTCCTCCCGGGCCGTCTGCGACCACCCGCGCAACATCCCCGACGACGTGCTGGAACTGCTGCCGCGCAACGGCGGCGTGGCGATGGCCACCTTCGTGCCCAAGTTCGTGCTGCCGGAGGCCGTCGCCTGGACGCGGGCCGCCGACGAGAACATGCGCGCCCATGGCCTGCACCACCTCGATCTCAGCGCCGAGGGCAAGAAGGTCCAGCGCGCCTTCGAGGAGGCCAACCCGCGCCCGGTCGCCACCCCGTCGACCGTGGCCGACCACCTCGACCACATGCGCGAGGTCGCCGGCATCGACCACATCGGCATCGGCGGCGACTACGACGGCACCGCGTTCACGCCCTCCGGCCTGGACGACGTCGCCGGCTACCCCCACCTGATCGCGGAGCTGCTGCGCCGCGGCTGGTCCGACGCCGACCTGGCCAAGCTGACCTGGTCCAACGCGGTCCGCGTACTCCGCGATGCCGAGGCCGTCGCCGCGGACCTGAGGACCCGTCGCGGGCCCTCCATCGCGACGCTCCAGCAGCTCGACGGCTGA
- a CDS encoding DUF5701 family protein produces the protein MTETPETGETPFDRAAEFDRQVRTLIDRGYPSLAGVGPEAFAAAVAPLRDRATATTGLRDIAGGLIPFLLVVTRGAAPIEETMPRTTLHRGRLPGFVDHSFEPGSLERFVAPEEIELPDGDVYLLLDVERGEEFCGVVPGEAMKTVAERKRTPLTIEEGVALVTHFPEVLAKNKCFSLGGSRCGDRRVPALWISRRAPKLGWCWEGNPHTWLGMASAGARSAG, from the coding sequence TTGACCGAGACACCGGAGACCGGCGAGACACCCTTCGACCGCGCCGCCGAGTTCGACCGGCAGGTCCGCACCCTGATCGACCGCGGGTACCCGTCCCTGGCGGGCGTGGGCCCGGAGGCGTTCGCCGCCGCCGTCGCCCCGCTGCGCGACCGGGCCACGGCGACGACCGGCCTCCGTGACATCGCCGGCGGACTTATACCGTTCCTCCTGGTCGTCACGCGGGGCGCGGCCCCGATCGAGGAGACGATGCCGCGCACCACCCTGCATCGCGGTCGCCTCCCCGGGTTCGTGGACCACTCCTTCGAGCCGGGCTCCCTGGAGCGTTTCGTCGCCCCCGAGGAGATCGAACTGCCGGACGGCGATGTCTACCTGCTGCTCGACGTCGAGCGCGGGGAGGAGTTCTGCGGCGTCGTGCCCGGCGAGGCGATGAAGACCGTCGCGGAGCGGAAGCGGACGCCGCTCACCATCGAGGAGGGCGTCGCCCTCGTCACGCACTTCCCCGAGGTGCTGGCGAAGAACAAGTGCTTCTCCCTGGGCGGCTCGCGGTGCGGCGACCGCCGCGTACCGGCCCTCTGGATCAGCAGGAGGGCACCGAAGCTGGGCTGGTGCTGGGAGGGCAACCCGCACACCTGGCTGGGCATGGCCTCCGCCGGTGCGCGCTCGGCAGGCTGA
- a CDS encoding TetR/AcrR family transcriptional regulator codes for MGIESTTATGSTTQAVAAPGLREAKKRETRQLISDRATVLFIEQGFERTTIAEIADAARVAKKTVTNYFPYKEDLAFDHQEEFVGALARTVAARAPGETALAALRRTFLAAVAAQDPVAGFAGFEFTRMIADSATLTTCLRGLHDQREHRLAAALADATGVSADAITPRTAAALLGGVHRVLFDRIMALTLAGRTNPEIAAVLHDEAERAFALLAPALDAYAPA; via the coding sequence ATGGGAATCGAGTCGACCACCGCCACGGGCAGCACGACACAGGCCGTTGCGGCTCCCGGCCTGCGCGAGGCCAAGAAGCGCGAGACGCGGCAGCTGATCTCCGACCGGGCCACCGTTCTCTTCATCGAGCAGGGCTTCGAGCGCACCACCATCGCCGAGATCGCCGACGCCGCCCGCGTGGCGAAGAAGACGGTCACCAACTACTTCCCGTACAAGGAGGATCTGGCCTTCGACCACCAGGAGGAGTTCGTCGGAGCCCTGGCCCGCACCGTCGCCGCCCGCGCGCCCGGGGAGACCGCCCTCGCGGCACTGCGGCGGACCTTCCTGGCCGCCGTCGCCGCGCAGGACCCCGTCGCCGGCTTCGCCGGGTTCGAGTTCACCCGCATGATCGCGGACAGTGCCACCCTGACGACCTGCCTGCGCGGCCTTCACGACCAGCGCGAGCACCGGCTCGCCGCCGCCCTCGCCGATGCCACCGGCGTCTCCGCCGACGCCATCACGCCGCGCACCGCAGCCGCCCTGCTCGGCGGCGTCCACCGCGTGCTGTTCGACCGCATCATGGCCCTCACGCTCGCCGGGCGCACCAACCCGGAGATCGCCGCCGTCCTCCACGACGAGGCCGAACGCGCCTTCGCCCTCCTCGCTCCCGCTCTCGACGCCTACGCCCCCGCCTGA
- a CDS encoding anthrone oxygenase family protein: MLEVWQGVALVAATLLTGVMAGLYFAFSIAVMPGLGACDDRTFTEAMRAVNRKILNGWFGLAFAGAPVVVLVAGVLHLGGETTRVSFWTLAAFLLYAFTLAITFRVNVPLNNDLDAAAPDEPTGARQAFERRWVRWNHARTLLGIASLGCLAWALVVHGGQG; encoded by the coding sequence GTGCTGGAGGTCTGGCAGGGGGTCGCGCTGGTCGCGGCGACGCTGCTCACAGGTGTGATGGCCGGGCTCTACTTCGCGTTCTCCATCGCGGTGATGCCGGGGCTCGGCGCGTGCGACGACCGTACGTTCACCGAGGCCATGCGGGCGGTCAACCGCAAGATCCTCAACGGCTGGTTCGGCCTGGCGTTCGCGGGCGCGCCCGTCGTGGTGCTCGTCGCGGGCGTGCTGCATCTCGGCGGCGAGACGACGCGCGTGTCGTTCTGGACGCTCGCCGCCTTCCTCCTCTACGCGTTCACCCTCGCGATCACCTTCCGCGTGAACGTGCCGCTGAACAACGATCTGGACGCCGCGGCGCCGGACGAACCGACGGGCGCGCGGCAGGCGTTCGAACGTCGCTGGGTCCGCTGGAACCACGCCCGCACCCTGCTCGGCATCGCCTCCCTCGGCTGCCTCGCCTGGGCCCTCGTCGTCCACGGCGGCCAGGGCTGA
- a CDS encoding acyl-CoA dehydrogenase family protein has translation MAGVPDFDLYRPAEEHDMLRDSVRALVEAKIAPFATAVDEEARFPQEALDALVANDLHAVHVPEAYGGAGADALATVIVIEEVARACASSSLIPAVNKLGSLPVILSGSEELKKRYMTPLAKGDAMFSYCLSEPDAGSDAGGMKTRAVRDGDHYVLNGVKRWITNAGVSEFYTVMAVTDAEKKTRGGISAFVIEKNDEGVSFGAPEKKLGIKGSPTREVYLDNVRVPADRMIGDEGTGFATAMKTLDHTRITIAAQALGIAQGALDYAKGYVRERKQFGKPIGDFQGVQFMLADMAMKLEAARQLTYAAAAKSERVDADLTFFGAAAKCYASDAAMEITTDAVQLLGGYGYTRDYPLERMMRDAKITQIYEGTNQVQRIVMARNLP, from the coding sequence GTGGCAGGAGTCCCCGACTTCGACCTCTACCGGCCGGCCGAGGAGCACGACATGCTCCGCGACTCGGTGCGCGCACTCGTCGAGGCCAAGATCGCGCCATTCGCGACGGCGGTGGACGAGGAGGCCCGCTTCCCCCAGGAAGCGCTCGACGCCCTCGTGGCGAACGACCTGCACGCCGTGCACGTCCCGGAGGCGTACGGCGGTGCGGGCGCGGACGCCCTGGCGACCGTCATCGTCATCGAGGAGGTCGCGCGCGCCTGCGCCTCGTCCTCCCTGATCCCGGCGGTCAACAAGCTGGGCTCGCTCCCGGTGATCCTCTCCGGATCCGAGGAGCTGAAGAAGAGGTACATGACGCCGCTGGCCAAGGGCGACGCGATGTTCTCCTACTGCCTCAGCGAGCCCGACGCCGGCTCCGACGCGGGCGGCATGAAGACCCGCGCGGTACGTGACGGAGACCACTACGTCCTGAACGGCGTCAAGCGCTGGATCACCAACGCCGGCGTCTCCGAGTTCTACACGGTCATGGCCGTGACGGACGCGGAGAAGAAGACCCGCGGCGGCATATCGGCCTTCGTGATCGAGAAGAACGACGAGGGCGTCTCCTTCGGCGCCCCGGAGAAGAAACTCGGCATCAAGGGCTCCCCCACCCGCGAGGTCTACCTCGACAACGTGCGCGTCCCCGCCGACCGCATGATCGGCGACGAGGGCACCGGCTTCGCCACGGCGATGAAGACCCTCGACCACACTCGCATCACCATCGCCGCCCAGGCCCTCGGCATCGCCCAGGGCGCCCTGGACTACGCCAAGGGCTACGTCAGGGAACGCAAGCAGTTCGGCAAGCCGATCGGCGACTTCCAGGGCGTGCAGTTCATGCTGGCCGACATGGCCATGAAGCTGGAGGCCGCCCGCCAGCTGACGTACGCGGCCGCCGCGAAGTCCGAACGGGTGGACGCCGACCTGACGTTCTTCGGCGCCGCGGCCAAGTGCTACGCCTCCGACGCCGCGATGGAGATCACCACCGACGCGGTCCAGCTCCTCGGCGGTTACGGCTACACCCGCGACTACCCGCTGGAGCGCATGATGCGCGACGCGAAGATCACCCAGATCTACGAGGGCACCAACCAGGTCCAGCGCATCGTCATGGCCCGCAACCTGCCCTGA
- a CDS encoding UDP-glucose/GDP-mannose dehydrogenase family protein: MAHQAPPRITVIGTGYLGATHAAAMADLGFEVLGLDVLPEKIEMLSRGEVPMYEPGLEDLLRRHVAGLEGASGRLRFTTSYEEVADFGDVHFVCVNTPQRHGEYAADMSYVDSAIESLAPLLRRRALVVGKSTVPVGSADRLAARLAELSPAGEGEVELAWNPEFLREGFAVDDTLHPDRIVVGVRSERAEALLREVYAKPIAEGSPFVVTDFPTAELVKAAANSFLATKISFINAMAEVCEAADGDVVKLAEAIGHDERIGRKFLRAGIGFGGGCLPKDLRAFMARAGELGADQALTFLREIDSINMRRRGHMVELAREAVGGGLLGKRVAVLGATFKPDSDDVRDSPALNVAGQLHLQGAQVTVYDPKGMENARRLFPTLGYADSALAAVRGADVVLHLTEWREFGELDPAVLADAVAERRILDGRNTLDAALWRKAGWTFRALGRPTA, from the coding sequence ATGGCCCACCAGGCCCCGCCCAGGATCACCGTGATCGGCACCGGCTACCTCGGTGCGACCCACGCCGCCGCGATGGCCGATCTCGGCTTCGAGGTGCTGGGACTGGACGTGCTGCCCGAGAAGATCGAGATGCTCTCGCGCGGCGAGGTGCCGATGTACGAGCCGGGCCTGGAGGACTTGCTGCGGCGGCACGTGGCCGGTCTCGAGGGCGCCAGCGGGCGGCTTCGCTTCACCACCTCCTACGAGGAGGTCGCCGACTTCGGCGACGTGCACTTCGTCTGCGTGAACACCCCGCAGCGGCACGGCGAGTACGCCGCCGACATGAGCTACGTGGACTCGGCGATCGAGTCGCTCGCGCCGCTGCTGCGCCGCCGGGCGCTGGTGGTCGGCAAGTCCACCGTGCCGGTGGGCAGCGCGGACCGGCTCGCCGCGCGCCTCGCGGAGCTGTCGCCGGCCGGGGAGGGCGAGGTCGAGCTGGCCTGGAACCCGGAGTTCCTGCGCGAGGGGTTCGCCGTCGACGACACGCTGCACCCGGACCGCATCGTGGTCGGCGTCCGCAGCGAGCGAGCGGAGGCCCTGCTGCGCGAGGTGTACGCGAAGCCGATCGCCGAGGGTTCGCCGTTCGTGGTCACGGACTTCCCGACCGCCGAGCTGGTGAAGGCCGCGGCGAACTCCTTCCTCGCCACGAAGATCTCCTTCATCAACGCGATGGCCGAGGTGTGCGAGGCCGCCGACGGCGACGTGGTGAAGCTGGCCGAGGCCATCGGCCACGACGAGCGGATCGGGCGCAAGTTCCTGCGCGCCGGTATCGGCTTCGGCGGCGGCTGCCTGCCGAAGGACCTGCGGGCGTTCATGGCCCGCGCCGGTGAGCTGGGCGCCGACCAGGCACTGACCTTCCTGCGCGAGATCGACTCGATCAACATGCGGCGCAGGGGTCACATGGTCGAGCTGGCCCGGGAGGCCGTCGGCGGCGGGCTGCTCGGCAAGCGGGTCGCGGTGCTCGGCGCCACCTTCAAGCCGGACTCCGACGACGTGCGGGACTCGCCCGCGCTGAACGTCGCAGGTCAGCTTCACCTCCAGGGTGCGCAGGTGACCGTCTACGACCCGAAGGGCATGGAGAACGCCCGCCGCCTCTTCCCGACGCTCGGGTACGCGGACAGCGCCCTGGCGGCGGTGCGCGGGGCGGACGTGGTGCTGCACCTGACGGAGTGGCGCGAGTTCGGCGAGCTGGACCCGGCGGTGCTGGCGGACGCGGTGGCGGAACGGCGCATCCTGGACGGCCGCAACACCCTGGACGCCGCGCTGTGGCGGAAGGCCGGCTGGACGTTCCGCGCACTGGGCCGGCCGACGGCCTGA
- a CDS encoding CGNR zinc finger domain-containing protein, with product MGDRRAPQQLALVQDLVNTWDIEGDRDAFDRPDGLEEFVAAHGLRGMRLAAGDLPALRELREALRAACLAHAGCDLPEATSRTLDAMLADAPLVLAVTADGGARLRPAPGLAGAALFTSRIAADIAAAAADGSWQRLKACEAEDCLWAFYDRSPAGRGRWCSMQLCGSRAKMRAYRDRRRTGSAGPSHGTGSPDPRSEVPP from the coding sequence ATGGGAGACCGCAGAGCGCCGCAGCAGCTCGCTCTGGTGCAGGACCTGGTCAACACCTGGGACATCGAGGGCGACCGCGACGCGTTCGACCGCCCCGACGGCCTTGAGGAGTTCGTCGCCGCACACGGCCTGCGGGGGATGCGCCTGGCCGCCGGCGACCTGCCCGCACTGCGGGAACTCCGCGAGGCGCTGCGCGCGGCGTGCCTCGCCCACGCGGGCTGCGACCTGCCCGAGGCGACCTCACGCACGCTGGACGCGATGCTGGCGGACGCACCGCTGGTGCTCGCCGTCACCGCCGACGGAGGTGCGCGCCTGCGCCCCGCCCCGGGGCTCGCCGGCGCCGCGCTCTTCACCTCCCGCATCGCGGCGGACATCGCCGCCGCGGCGGCCGACGGCAGCTGGCAGCGCCTCAAGGCGTGCGAGGCCGAGGACTGCCTGTGGGCCTTCTACGACCGCAGCCCGGCCGGCCGGGGCCGCTGGTGCTCCATGCAGCTCTGCGGCAGCCGCGCGAAGATGCGCGCCTACCGCGACCGCCGTCGTACGGGCTCCGCCGGCCCGTCGCACGGCACGGGCTCACCGGACCCGAGGTCCGAGGTCCCGCCGTGA
- a CDS encoding VOC family protein, with amino-acid sequence MAVATMGVTVLDCPDPKALAEFYGAVLGWQVDVGDEPDWVELIGPHGRTLAFQEAPGHVPPQWPGNEHPQQFHLDLDVTKDRLDEAERQVLALGARLLEGDGGGKRDWRVYADPAGHPFCLCAC; translated from the coding sequence ATGGCCGTCGCCACCATGGGCGTCACCGTGCTCGACTGTCCGGACCCCAAGGCGCTCGCCGAGTTCTACGGCGCGGTGCTGGGCTGGCAGGTGGATGTGGGGGACGAGCCGGACTGGGTCGAGCTGATCGGGCCGCACGGCCGGACGCTCGCGTTCCAGGAGGCGCCGGGCCACGTTCCGCCGCAGTGGCCGGGCAACGAGCACCCACAGCAGTTCCACCTCGATCTGGACGTGACGAAGGACCGCCTGGACGAGGCGGAGCGGCAGGTGCTCGCGCTGGGCGCACGGCTCCTCGAGGGGGACGGCGGCGGCAAGCGTGACTGGCGCGTCTACGCCGATCCCGCCGGCCACCCCTTCTGCCTCTGCGCCTGCTGA